In Romboutsia lituseburensis, a genomic segment contains:
- a CDS encoding tRNA threonylcarbamoyladenosine dehydratase produces MKKNFTMRTSLIVGDEGIEKLKKSNVIVFGVGGVGSFAAEAIARAGVGNLTIVDFDDVDITNINRQLPALHSTVGKYKVEVMKERILDINPDINIKAIRNVYNKDTSEEILCEDYDYVVDAIDMVSSKIHLIETCKSKGLEIISSMGMGNKLDPTKIVVTDIHKTSMCPLAKVVRKELKDRRIKKLKVVYSTEKPLDLKKKILNGKKITPGSTSFVPSVGGLTIASVVINDLLNK; encoded by the coding sequence ATGAAAAAAAATTTTACAATGAGAACTAGCCTTATAGTTGGTGATGAAGGTATAGAAAAATTAAAAAAATCAAATGTAATTGTATTTGGTGTTGGAGGAGTAGGCAGTTTTGCAGCAGAAGCTATAGCTAGAGCAGGAGTTGGAAATCTAACGATTGTAGATTTTGATGATGTTGATATAACAAATATTAATAGACAACTACCGGCACTTCATTCTACTGTAGGAAAGTATAAAGTAGAGGTTATGAAAGAACGAATTCTAGATATTAATCCAGATATAAATATAAAAGCGATAAGAAACGTATACAATAAAGATACGAGTGAAGAAATACTATGTGAAGACTATGATTATGTAGTGGATGCAATAGATATGGTAAGCTCAAAGATACATTTAATAGAAACTTGCAAATCAAAGGGTTTAGAAATAATAAGTTCTATGGGAATGGGAAATAAGTTAGATCCAACTAAAATAGTAGTAACAGATATACATAAAACAAGCATGTGTCCATTAGCTAAAGTAGTGAGGAAAGAACTAAAGGATAGAAGAATAAAAAAATTAAAGGTAGTTTATTCAACTGAAAAACCACTAGACTTAAAAAAGAAAATACTCAATGGTAAAAAAATAACTCCAGGTAGTACTTCTTTTGTACCATCAGTAGGAGGGTTAACAATAGCATCAGTGGTAATAAATGATTTGTTAAATAAATAA
- a CDS encoding 3D domain-containing protein, which translates to MNFINNKKIKSSALAGIIAISLSGFGYSLSSKEVTLVVKGKEKNLSTHKSNVKKLLDEQDVKYDGNDIVTLELDRKIKNGDRIEVIDVREQTIREKKEIPYETKIVDDKNLLKGNSTVSTEGETGRNELVYKITYYNGKKVDKKFIKEEEVSHPINKVIQKGIKEEVKVASSRGETTRMIPTLNSYDTTIKNYDDTSKTDGKQISVEATAYTGHNITSTGTKPKWGTIAVDPTIIPYGTKVYIPQFGKTFIAEDCGSAIKGNKIDIYMYDKEEVYNWGRKNIEVYIVE; encoded by the coding sequence ATGAATTTTATAAATAATAAAAAAATAAAATCCTCAGCCTTGGCCGGTATAATAGCAATAAGTTTATCAGGATTTGGATATTCATTATCAAGTAAAGAAGTCACTTTAGTTGTAAAAGGAAAAGAAAAGAATCTGAGCACTCATAAATCAAATGTCAAAAAATTGTTAGATGAGCAAGATGTTAAATATGACGGAAATGATATAGTAACTTTAGAATTAGATAGAAAGATAAAAAATGGAGATAGAATTGAGGTGATAGACGTAAGAGAACAAACTATAAGAGAAAAAAAAGAAATACCTTATGAAACAAAAATAGTAGATGATAAGAATTTATTAAAGGGGAATAGTACTGTGTCTACTGAAGGGGAAACTGGTAGGAATGAATTAGTTTATAAAATAACATACTATAATGGTAAAAAAGTAGATAAAAAATTTATTAAAGAAGAAGAAGTATCGCATCCTATAAATAAAGTAATACAAAAAGGAATAAAAGAGGAAGTAAAAGTAGCCTCATCTAGAGGTGAAACTACAAGAATGATACCAACATTGAATAGTTATGATACAACTATAAAAAATTATGATGATACATCAAAAACAGATGGAAAACAGATATCTGTTGAAGCGACTGCTTATACAGGACATAATATAACTTCCACAGGAACAAAACCTAAATGGGGGACAATAGCAGTAGATCCAACAATAATACCTTATGGAACAAAAGTTTATATTCCTCAATTTGGAAAGACATTTATAGCAGAAGATTGTGGAAGCGCTATAAAAGGAAATAAAATAGATATATATATGTACGATAAAGAAGAAGTTTATAATTGGGGTAGAAAAAATATAGAAGTATATATTGTAGAATAA
- a CDS encoding rhodanese-like domain-containing protein has translation MSITNLNSNRVKLMIEENQFDLIIDLRTEDNYEKGHLQGAINIPINQIPDKMNFLNSYKDKKILLYCGIGSQSKSVCKVLAVNGFEYLYSLYKGIKEYKYSLEY, from the coding sequence ATGAGTATAACTAATTTAAATTCAAATAGAGTTAAACTTATGATTGAAGAAAATCAATTTGATTTAATTATAGATTTAAGAACTGAAGATAATTATGAAAAAGGACATTTACAGGGGGCTATAAATATACCTATAAATCAAATACCAGATAAGATGAATTTTTTAAATAGCTATAAAGATAAAAAAATATTATTATACTGTGGTATAGGTAGCCAAAGTAAAAGTGTTTGTAAAGTATTAGCTGTAAATGGATTTGAGTATTTATATAGTTTATATAAAGGAATTAAAGAATATAAATATAGCTTAGAATATTAA
- a CDS encoding ATP-binding protein, with amino-acid sequence MNSEYLKNYNTSRLEYVFYCVSLLILLAISRIDTSSYEFIIIIIRSALSLLIVILMKNNVADKNKFIRLMGIGYVISNIVDILGIIFINQHYNISEISLLSSSLETMIFLLVIKGLTKKYICNIYSLKKAIKFLCIFIALALIIIISYYYDNSNIITIPNLAIIYFLNLITLTLGYNLINKYKKYHNVNNFDLINKLLIVKILFFVIGFVITIINKKLKFINITLDILSVIQIFLVYKLVIQNALINPYIKIKTVNEKIIKSTKNQEQINLLLEKINYIEDKIEEKLIYKDEFFKSIISSTPNGWFIFDKDLNLIYCNESFRKIINCQNNDVLGSIQKNIIDYDKFKNNILKAQNKKIKIEDSIRTSDNKIYKCIYMSYKNDNECICFMFEITKEVNILDNLINLKQEYEDLIRNIKTPVFICDGYNNIVNFSKSYELTFDKYKTYISEDNKKLNVDGYFKIIHPDDKEIVRYVYKVNQEAKSNNELYNNGVFRFRIIDKIKEVIWLESKTTIYYEGETKYKIQSYVDISEYIESKKNLERNQDMYKGVLDSIPEGIYLEDIDNEEYIFVNEKFKEIFSYRLKDINKKIYKNEAMKVHPEYSHVLYKGIENVKHDKISDFDDIKYIDNNSKVIDAKVGSVPFKINNNIFKLSIIKTMEDIKKIEELKKKIIERDKHDKMKMEFFVNMSHELKTPLNLIFTSTQLIESLYNKNKLSGNSIRNHVNLTKQNSYRLLKIINDLIEFTRMETGFYHVNLINKDVVLVIEDIVMSVVDYAKSKGVQIIFDTDIEELVMAIDVNALEIIVLNLLSNAIKFTDKDGYIYVNMIYKEQENKIDIRIQDTGIGIEEDKLNLIFKRFNDVNKGFVGNINGSGIGLSMIKSLSNLINAKISAESEYGKGSVFTISLNITHKKEEHTNCNYEHKKNEPLNVERLVVGMEDIYSV; translated from the coding sequence ATGAATAGTGAGTATTTAAAGAATTATAATACATCAAGATTAGAATATGTATTTTATTGTGTAAGTCTTTTAATACTATTAGCAATAAGCCGGATAGATACAAGTTCTTATGAATTTATAATAATCATTATAAGAAGTGCATTAAGCCTTCTTATAGTGATTTTAATGAAAAATAATGTAGCGGATAAAAATAAATTTATCAGACTTATGGGAATTGGGTATGTAATATCTAATATAGTGGATATACTGGGGATTATATTTATAAATCAACATTATAATATATCTGAAATTAGTCTCTTATCTAGCTCATTAGAAACAATGATATTTTTATTAGTTATAAAAGGATTAACAAAGAAATATATATGCAATATTTACAGTTTGAAAAAAGCTATTAAATTTCTATGTATTTTCATAGCTTTAGCATTAATCATAATAATTAGTTATTATTATGATAATTCAAATATTATTACAATACCTAATTTAGCTATAATTTATTTTTTGAACTTAATAACTTTAACATTAGGATATAACTTAATAAATAAATATAAGAAATATCATAATGTAAATAATTTTGATTTGATAAATAAATTGCTAATAGTAAAAATATTATTTTTTGTAATAGGATTTGTAATAACTATAATTAATAAAAAATTAAAATTTATAAATATAACGCTAGATATATTAAGTGTAATTCAAATCTTTTTAGTTTATAAATTAGTGATACAAAATGCCTTAATTAATCCATATATAAAAATTAAGACTGTAAATGAGAAGATAATAAAAAGTACTAAAAATCAAGAACAGATTAACTTGTTATTAGAAAAAATAAATTACATAGAAGATAAGATAGAAGAAAAACTTATATACAAAGATGAGTTTTTTAAATCGATAATATCATCGACACCAAATGGATGGTTCATATTTGATAAAGATTTAAATTTAATATATTGTAATGAATCATTTAGAAAAATCATTAACTGTCAGAATAATGATGTATTAGGTTCAATACAAAAAAATATAATTGATTATGATAAGTTTAAAAACAATATATTAAAAGCACAAAATAAAAAGATAAAAATCGAAGATTCAATAAGGACCAGTGATAATAAAATTTATAAATGTATTTATATGTCCTATAAAAATGATAACGAATGTATTTGCTTTATGTTTGAAATAACTAAAGAAGTTAATATTTTAGATAATCTTATAAATTTAAAGCAAGAATATGAAGATTTAATTAGAAATATAAAAACGCCTGTTTTTATATGTGATGGATATAACAACATAGTTAATTTTAGCAAATCTTATGAATTAACATTTGATAAATACAAAACATATATCAGTGAAGATAATAAAAAATTAAATGTAGATGGTTATTTTAAAATAATTCATCCTGACGATAAAGAAATTGTAAGATATGTTTACAAGGTAAATCAAGAAGCAAAATCTAATAATGAATTGTATAATAATGGTGTGTTTAGATTTAGAATAATAGATAAAATAAAAGAAGTTATATGGCTAGAGTCAAAGACAACAATATATTACGAAGGGGAAACAAAATATAAAATACAAAGTTATGTTGACATAAGTGAGTATATAGAAAGTAAAAAGAATCTAGAAAGAAACCAAGATATGTACAAAGGGGTTCTTGATAGCATTCCAGAAGGTATATATTTAGAAGATATAGATAATGAAGAATATATATTTGTAAATGAAAAGTTTAAAGAAATATTTAGTTATAGGCTAAAAGATATAAATAAAAAAATATATAAAAATGAAGCTATGAAAGTGCATCCAGAATATAGCCACGTTTTATATAAAGGAATAGAAAATGTAAAGCATGATAAAATATCTGATTTTGACGATATTAAATACATTGATAATAATAGCAAGGTTATAGATGCTAAGGTAGGTAGTGTACCATTTAAAATAAATAATAATATATTTAAATTAAGTATTATAAAAACCATGGAAGATATTAAAAAAATAGAAGAATTAAAAAAGAAAATAATTGAAAGAGATAAACATGATAAAATGAAAATGGAGTTTTTTGTAAATATGTCCCATGAGTTAAAAACTCCATTGAATTTAATTTTTACAAGTACTCAATTAATAGAAAGTCTTTATAATAAAAATAAATTGAGTGGGAATAGTATAAGAAATCATGTAAACTTAACAAAGCAAAATAGTTATAGATTGCTAAAGATAATAAATGACTTAATTGAATTTACTAGAATGGAAACTGGATTTTATCATGTTAACTTAATTAATAAAGACGTTGTTTTAGTCATAGAAGATATTGTAATGTCAGTTGTAGATTATGCAAAATCAAAAGGAGTTCAAATTATATTTGATACAGATATTGAAGAACTTGTTATGGCTATAGATGTAAATGCTTTAGAAATAATAGTTTTAAATTTATTATCTAATGCTATAAAGTTTACAGATAAAGATGGATATATATATGTGAATATGATATATAAAGAACAGGAAAATAAAATTGATATAAGAATACAGGATACAGGAATAGGGATAGAAGAAGATAAGTTGAATCTTATATTTAAGAGGTTTAATGATGTTAATAAAGGATTTGTAGGAAATATAAATGGAAGTGGTATAGGATTATCTATGATAAAATCACTATCTAATTTAATTAATGCTAAGATAAGCGCTGAAAGTGAATATGGAAAAGGTAGCGTTTTTACAATATCTTTAAATATAACACATAAAAAAGAAGAACATACAAATTGTAATTATGAACATAAAAAAAATGAGCCTTTAAATGTAGAAAGATTAGTTGTCGGAATGGAAGATATATATAGTGTATAA
- a CDS encoding PAS domain-containing sensor histidine kinase, with the protein MNQRKVNSNKEILSLISTFLVSILLLILINDTKKYVVFVHSIYATFLIAMGIIVLNTIKFNVNKFSIFLGSVFAVTGILEIIFVFMCLNYLKSSSYDYNLFTFISIIMDLLPVLGIYMSLNYLHQDKFRYEKLTLNIISFMLISLIATITFNWNVNQNREFNYKQAIMIMENIFTIFTIIIVIFINKRLKITEAKLDEFEKGFFKKITIIIVLARIPSVLHIFLNDLYFKDILKQIITNFEIYYLYQYIVHTNVKKPYKKLNIINNELIQKSESLNIKNKKLIEETKKIQDLKNMLSSKEAKLKSTLDTSVNCIIVFNDKKEITYANKMFLNTFKTSNNTEYYDIDKNIKPLIRDYNKFINNIDYAFYKNESIEEITYTITNKIYQTIFAPLNINGKIQGTLCIMIDKTKKKEFEEKIVDINTRYERFLESIGDGIVVIQNGQKIYANKACKDIFKDKLDTIDFKDNYEKDNLEQCYEIDGKKVYVEMSYSQYTKNNENKTIIVIRDITKRKKAQLKLKESQKSYARLIDILPDGICLLDNNLKIDYANKSLINMVNVSNMSELKNLNIKKLINLTLDEESKFEKKMKKVINENRYMLLLEHEIKSYNGENIQVEVNALPFSIDDHKNIMLIIKDLTHKKTSEMAEKELLDRLKTDKIKTEFFANMSHELKTPLNVISSSNQLIDSLYKNSKIEDYNDNMKSHIELVRQSAYRLQRLISNIIDLTKMESGFYNLKLANQNIVNVIEDLFVIVEKYTSKKDISLVFDTDNEEININIDKVEIERIILNLLSNCIKFTNNGGSIFVNIYDGIDIVTISVKDNGVGIPKNKIDIIFEEFAQVDKTLSRNTEGSGIGLTIVKNLVELHQGDIKVNSKENVGTEFIITIPKTNLTKEDYKEDKRIYNIEEKVKIEFSDIYY; encoded by the coding sequence ATGAATCAAAGAAAGGTTAATAGCAATAAAGAGATATTAAGTTTAATCTCAACATTTTTAGTATCTATATTGCTATTGATATTAATAAATGACACTAAAAAATACGTAGTTTTTGTACATAGCATATATGCCACCTTTTTAATAGCTATGGGAATAATTGTTTTGAATACAATTAAGTTTAATGTAAATAAGTTTTCTATTTTTTTAGGAAGTGTTTTTGCAGTAACAGGTATATTGGAAATAATATTTGTATTTATGTGCTTAAATTACTTAAAATCATCAAGTTATGATTATAATTTATTTACTTTTATATCTATTATAATGGATTTATTACCTGTTTTAGGTATATATATGAGCTTAAATTATTTGCACCAAGATAAGTTTAGATATGAAAAGTTAACACTAAATATTATAAGTTTTATGTTGATTTCTTTAATTGCGACTATTACTTTTAATTGGAATGTAAATCAAAATAGAGAATTTAATTATAAACAAGCTATAATGATTATGGAAAATATATTTACTATATTTACAATTATTATTGTAATATTTATAAACAAGAGATTAAAAATTACAGAAGCTAAGTTAGATGAATTTGAAAAAGGTTTTTTTAAAAAAATAACAATAATAATTGTTTTAGCTAGAATACCTTCAGTTCTTCATATATTTTTAAATGATTTGTATTTTAAAGATATTTTAAAACAAATAATAACAAACTTTGAAATTTATTATTTATATCAATATATAGTACATACAAATGTTAAAAAACCATACAAAAAACTTAATATCATAAATAATGAACTTATTCAAAAATCAGAATCATTAAATATTAAAAATAAAAAATTAATAGAAGAAACAAAAAAAATTCAGGATTTAAAAAATATGTTAAGTAGCAAAGAAGCTAAATTAAAATCGACTTTAGATACTTCTGTAAATTGTATAATAGTATTTAATGATAAAAAAGAAATAACATATGCAAATAAAATGTTTTTGAATACATTTAAAACTAGCAATAATACTGAATATTATGATATTGACAAAAATATAAAGCCGTTAATAAGAGATTACAATAAATTTATAAATAATATTGATTATGCATTTTATAAAAATGAAAGCATTGAAGAAATTACATATACAATAACAAATAAAATATACCAAACTATATTCGCTCCATTAAATATAAATGGAAAGATACAAGGAACTTTATGCATAATGATAGATAAAACAAAGAAAAAAGAATTTGAAGAAAAGATAGTTGATATAAACACTCGATATGAAAGATTTTTAGAAAGTATTGGAGATGGAATTGTTGTAATTCAAAATGGACAAAAAATTTATGCTAATAAAGCATGTAAAGATATCTTTAAAGATAAGCTAGACACAATAGATTTTAAGGACAATTATGAAAAAGATAATTTAGAACAATGCTACGAAATAGATGGTAAAAAAGTATATGTTGAAATGAGTTACTCTCAGTATACTAAAAATAATGAAAATAAAACAATAATTGTAATTAGGGATATAACAAAAAGGAAAAAAGCACAGTTAAAGTTAAAAGAAAGCCAAAAATCTTATGCCAGACTTATAGATATATTACCTGATGGTATATGTTTGTTAGATAATAATCTAAAAATAGATTATGCCAATAAATCATTAATAAACATGGTTAATGTATCAAATATGTCAGAACTTAAAAACTTAAATATAAAAAAGTTAATCAATTTAACTTTAGATGAAGAATCTAAATTTGAAAAAAAGATGAAAAAAGTAATAAATGAGAATAGATATATGTTACTTTTAGAACACGAAATAAAGTCTTATAATGGTGAAAATATACAAGTTGAAGTAAATGCATTACCATTTTCAATTGATGACCATAAAAATATAATGCTTATAATAAAGGATTTAACTCACAAAAAAACATCAGAAATGGCAGAAAAAGAATTACTTGATAGACTAAAAACGGATAAAATAAAAACTGAATTTTTTGCTAATATGTCTCATGAATTAAAGACTCCTCTAAATGTTATTTCAAGCTCTAATCAATTGATAGACTCTTTATATAAAAATAGTAAGATAGAAGATTATAATGATAATATGAAATCTCATATTGAGTTAGTTAGACAAAGTGCATATAGGCTACAAAGATTAATTAGTAATATAATAGATTTAACAAAAATGGAATCTGGATTCTATAATTTAAAATTAGCAAATCAGAATATTGTAAATGTTATAGAAGATTTATTTGTAATTGTTGAAAAGTATACAAGTAAAAAGGATATAAGTTTAGTATTTGATACAGATAATGAAGAAATAAATATAAATATAGATAAAGTTGAAATAGAGAGGATAATATTAAATTTATTATCTAATTGCATTAAATTTACAAATAACGGAGGAAGCATTTTTGTAAATATTTATGATGGAATAGATATAGTTACAATAAGCGTAAAAGATAATGGAGTAGGAATACCAAAAAATAAAATTGATATAATATTTGAGGAATTTGCACAAGTTGATAAAACTCTATCAAGAAATACGGAAGGTAGTGGAATAGGGCTCACTATAGTTAAAAATTTAGTAGAACTTCATCAAGGAGACATAAAAGTTAATAGTAAAGAGAATGTAGGCACAGAGTTTATAATAACTATTCCAAAGACAAATTTAACTAAAGAAGACTACAAAGAAGATAAAAGAATTTACAATATAGAAGAAAAGGTAAAAATAGAATTTTCAGATATATATTATTAA
- a CDS encoding DUF2156 domain-containing protein, whose amino-acid sequence MIFKEINIDSKKELDPYFEMVDYEACEYCFSTLYMWQHVYKTGYYIGDDFAVIVGEYEGDSFSILPLATRENLSKVIDFVIDYFKKSNKKIYLRGITSEVVELLREKYPNKFEYIEERDLFDYIYDAEGLRSLAGRKNQKKRNHINYFIKEYEGRFEYKLLDKSNFNECLDLMKEWTSNKEENDEFDEGMDDELSGIKKIFNDFKILKDKVKIAGIYIDNKLEAFTIGELLNDNMALVHIEKANPNIRGLYPYINQQFIVNEFKNVEFVNREEDLGIEGLRKAKLSYHPCRFVEKYTVREG is encoded by the coding sequence ATGATTTTTAAAGAGATTAATATAGATTCAAAAAAGGAACTAGACCCATATTTTGAAATGGTCGATTATGAAGCATGCGAGTATTGCTTTAGTACTCTTTATATGTGGCAACATGTATATAAGACAGGATATTATATAGGTGATGATTTTGCAGTAATAGTTGGTGAATATGAAGGTGATAGTTTTTCTATATTACCATTAGCGACTCGAGAAAATTTATCTAAAGTAATCGATTTTGTTATAGATTACTTTAAAAAATCAAATAAAAAGATATATCTAAGAGGAATAACATCAGAGGTAGTAGAACTTTTAAGAGAAAAATATCCTAATAAATTTGAATATATAGAAGAGCGAGATTTATTTGATTATATATATGATGCAGAAGGTTTAAGATCGTTAGCAGGTAGAAAAAATCAAAAGAAAAGAAATCATATAAATTATTTTATAAAAGAATATGAGGGAAGATTTGAATATAAGCTTTTAGATAAATCAAACTTTAATGAATGCTTAGATCTAATGAAAGAGTGGACTAGCAACAAAGAAGAAAATGATGAATTTGATGAAGGTATGGATGATGAACTTTCAGGAATAAAAAAAATATTTAATGATTTCAAAATATTAAAAGATAAAGTTAAAATAGCTGGTATATATATAGATAATAAGTTAGAAGCATTTACTATAGGGGAACTTTTAAATGATAATATGGCTTTAGTACACATAGAAAAAGCAAATCCAAATATAAGAGGATTATATCCTTATATAAATCAACAGTTTATTGTTAACGAATTTAAAAATGTAGAGTTTGTAAATAGAGAAGAAGATTTAGGTATTGAAGGTTTAAGAAAAGCAAAACTTTCATACCATCCGTGTAGATTTGTTGAAAAATACACTGTTAGGGAGGGATAA
- a CDS encoding uracil-DNA glycosylase, with amino-acid sequence MIKFDNDWDELLKDEFNKEYYLKLRDFLKQEYSKKTVFPNMHNIFDALKHTSYKDTKVLILGQDPYHGENQAHGLAFSVQPEVAIPPSLLNMYKELNSDLKCFIPDNGYLIPWADQGILLLNTALTVRAHEANSHKDKGWEIFTDKIIQLLNDRKDPVIFVLWGANARKKKVFIDSSRHYILEAPHPSPLSAHRGFFGCKHFSKINEILTSIGKVPINWQIPNIKS; translated from the coding sequence ATGATTAAATTTGATAATGATTGGGATGAACTATTAAAAGATGAATTTAATAAAGAATATTATTTAAAGTTAAGAGATTTTTTAAAACAAGAATATAGTAAAAAAACTGTTTTTCCTAATATGCATAATATATTTGATGCTTTAAAGCATACATCGTATAAAGATACAAAAGTATTAATACTTGGACAAGATCCATATCATGGAGAAAATCAAGCTCATGGGTTAGCTTTTTCTGTACAACCAGAGGTTGCTATACCACCATCTTTGCTAAATATGTATAAAGAGCTAAATTCAGACTTGAAATGCTTTATACCAGATAATGGATACTTAATACCGTGGGCGGATCAAGGTATTTTGCTTTTAAATACAGCTTTAACAGTTAGAGCTCATGAAGCTAACTCTCATAAAGATAAAGGTTGGGAAATTTTCACTGATAAGATAATACAACTTTTAAATGATCGCAAAGACCCAGTAATATTTGTATTATGGGGAGCTAATGCTAGAAAGAAAAAAGTATTTATTGACTCTAGTAGACATTATATATTGGAAGCACCTCATCCAAGTCCATTATCTGCGCATAGAGGTTTCTTTGGGTGTAAGCATTTTTCAAAGATAAATGAAATATTAACTAGTATAGGTAAAGTTCCAATAAATTGGCAAATACCAAATATAAAAAGCTAA
- a CDS encoding ComEC/Rec2 family competence protein, producing the protein MRKKFFYIILIIITLLSGCGKNSLLEVHIIDVGQGDSILIKTPNSKTLLIDGGTNESEHIVKSYLKKQKVKIIDFLIATHPDSDHIGGLDAVVNKFNVKGLYLPEQTITSNSYNDLISACNQKNVPLNYLYKGDNFSIDNYINLFVLSPSYIQDDNNLNSIVFKLSFKNKSFLFTGDAESSNESDIINSFNLEDIDFLKVGHHGSKSSTTSEFLDETTPDVAVISCGYKNQYGHPHNATLKNLKDHNVTTYRTDLSGDIVFYSNGEIIYTKKKYK; encoded by the coding sequence ATAAGAAAGAAATTTTTTTATATAATACTTATTATAATAACACTTTTATCTGGCTGTGGCAAAAATTCCCTATTAGAGGTTCATATTATAGATGTAGGTCAAGGCGATAGCATATTAATTAAAACACCTAATTCAAAAACATTATTAATAGATGGTGGTACTAACGAAAGTGAACATATAGTTAAAAGTTATTTAAAAAAACAAAAAGTAAAAATAATAGATTTTTTAATAGCTACACACCCAGATTCAGACCATATAGGCGGATTAGATGCTGTCGTAAATAAATTCAATGTTAAAGGATTATATCTTCCAGAACAAACGATTACCTCAAATAGTTATAATGATTTAATATCTGCATGCAATCAAAAAAATGTTCCTTTAAATTATTTATACAAAGGTGATAACTTTTCGATAGACAACTATATAAATCTATTTGTTTTAAGTCCGTCTTATATACAGGATGATAATAACTTAAATTCAATAGTGTTTAAATTGAGTTTCAAAAATAAATCATTTTTATTTACAGGAGATGCTGAGAGTAGTAATGAATCTGATATTATTAATTCATTTAATCTTGAAGATATAGATTTTTTGAAAGTTGGTCATCATGGAAGTAAATCTTCTACAACTTCAGAATTTCTAGATGAAACAACACCTGATGTAGCTGTTATTTCATGCGGGTATAAGAATCAATATGGCCATCCTCATAACGCTACGTTAAAAAATTTAAAAGACCATAATGTCACAACATATAGAACAGATTTATCAGGAGACATAGTATTTTATAGTAACGGAGAAATAATATACACCAAGAAAAAATATAAATAA